The Microbacterium horticulturae genome has a window encoding:
- a CDS encoding LysR family transcriptional regulator: MAVGHDLNLLLPLRALLEEANVTRAGQRVQMGQSSMSTALARLRTVFHDELLVRVGREYELTPLARLLLPQVQETVPLIERVLAGETGFDPSSLRRDFTLMMTDYGTMRLRGAIAAVLERAPYLRVDVVPLPERPMESARDLITHDFVVTVPGIGIEGRRADVLRDEYVCVIDPRNPALVDGRLSLEAFVSLPQAVAQFGRLHFTPADRRLRELGIDRRAPRVTAESFLPLPSIVAGTDLVAVVPGAVAEVLGPSDGVIGVPAPFGSVGIDLKLWWHESHDGDPVHVWFRQQLIQEISDDESLRTR, encoded by the coding sequence ATGGCCGTCGGACACGATCTCAACCTGCTGCTCCCGCTGCGGGCGCTGCTCGAAGAGGCCAACGTGACGCGCGCCGGCCAGCGCGTGCAGATGGGTCAGTCGTCGATGAGCACGGCACTCGCGCGCCTGCGCACGGTGTTTCACGATGAGCTGCTCGTGCGCGTCGGACGCGAATACGAGCTGACCCCGCTGGCGCGCCTGCTGCTGCCGCAGGTGCAGGAGACGGTGCCGCTCATCGAGCGCGTGCTCGCCGGAGAGACCGGTTTCGACCCGTCGTCGCTGCGCCGCGACTTCACGCTCATGATGACCGACTACGGCACCATGCGCTTGCGGGGGGCGATTGCGGCTGTACTCGAACGAGCCCCGTATCTCCGCGTTGACGTCGTGCCGTTGCCCGAGCGGCCCATGGAGAGCGCCCGTGACCTCATCACGCACGACTTCGTCGTGACGGTGCCGGGCATCGGCATCGAGGGGCGCCGCGCCGACGTGCTGCGTGACGAGTACGTGTGTGTCATCGACCCGCGCAACCCTGCGCTCGTGGACGGACGGCTCTCGCTCGAGGCGTTCGTGTCGCTGCCGCAGGCGGTGGCCCAGTTCGGTCGTCTGCACTTCACGCCCGCCGATCGCCGGCTGCGTGAGCTGGGCATCGATCGGCGCGCGCCGCGCGTGACCGCGGAAAGCTTCTTGCCACTCCCGTCGATCGTGGCGGGCACCGATCTCGTGGCGGTCGTGCCGGGCGCGGTCGCCGAGGTGCTTGGCCCGTCCGACGGCGTCATCGGGGTACCCGCGCCGTTCGGGAGCGTCGGCATCGACCTGAAGCTCTGGTGGCACGAGAGCCACGATGGAGACCCCGTGCACGTGTGGTTCCGGCAACAGCTGATCCAAGAGATCAGCGACGACGAGTCTCTGCGCACGCGATAG
- a CDS encoding SDR family NAD(P)-dependent oxidoreductase, translated as MGRLDGKIALITGIGGGMGRDAARRFAAEGAQVVGCDLNSDTLDETVQIVRSEGGEITGFGGVDLSDPQTTAEWVDAAAGVYGGIDILYNNAGIQRFAPIDELSVDDWELNLRGELSIVFYAVRAAWKHLKEGGGVIVNIGSIAGTRGVEFMPQNVHGAAKAGVINLTQHLAVEGGPLGIRAVCISPGFIQTPATEFLVENPPAELKATWDRIPLRRVGQTSDIVNAAVFLASDEATWITGVNLVIDGGGSVLG; from the coding sequence ATGGGACGGCTGGACGGCAAGATCGCACTCATCACCGGCATCGGCGGCGGCATGGGCCGTGACGCGGCGCGCCGGTTCGCCGCGGAGGGTGCACAGGTGGTCGGCTGCGACCTGAACTCCGACACGCTCGACGAGACCGTGCAGATCGTGCGCTCCGAAGGTGGCGAGATCACCGGGTTCGGCGGCGTCGACCTGAGCGACCCGCAGACCACGGCGGAGTGGGTGGATGCCGCCGCCGGCGTCTACGGCGGCATCGACATCCTCTACAACAACGCGGGGATCCAGCGCTTCGCACCGATCGACGAGCTGTCGGTCGACGACTGGGAGCTGAACCTGCGCGGCGAGCTGAGCATCGTGTTCTACGCGGTGCGCGCAGCCTGGAAACACCTCAAGGAGGGTGGCGGGGTCATTGTCAACATCGGCTCGATCGCGGGGACGCGTGGCGTCGAGTTCATGCCGCAGAACGTGCACGGCGCAGCCAAGGCCGGCGTCATCAACCTCACGCAGCATCTCGCGGTCGAGGGCGGCCCCCTCGGCATCCGCGCCGTGTGCATCTCGCCCGGGTTCATCCAGACCCCGGCGACGGAGTTCCTTGTCGAAAATCCACCCGCCGAGCTCAAGGCGACCTGGGACCGCATCCCGCTGCGTCGCGTCGGCCAGACCTCCGACATCGTGAACGCTGCCGTGTTCTTGGCCTCCGACGAGGCGACCTGGATCACGGGCGTGAACCTCGTGATCGACGGCGGCGGGTCCGTCCTGGGGTGA
- a CDS encoding FAD-binding oxidoreductase: protein MTSATTDFDGRFVLPTDPDWDQARVGRVFNGRRPDRQPDAVLIAASVGDVQRGVCLAAERGWTVAVRSGGHAWAAWSVREGGLLIDLGALDDITYDETTHIVAAGPAVKGGEVLSPYLEERGRFFNGGHCPSVGIGGFLLQGGQGWNQRGWGWAAESIVAIDVVTASGELVRADAEQNSDLYWAARGAGPSFPGIVVRFHLATRAAAGAVAHTVQGYELDDFTEVMTWMYQVHGSIPDNVEIVCVSVTTPAPDGAERRLLLVTGFAFGDDLAHAQASLAAFNECPALERAVFVKDAAPSSMAEQRAEQERQNPEHWQYITDNAWVDGENTPEGIAAMIEGIRPLFTTNPTDRGFAIWMSNAPRRPLPDMAFSLHTDAYVAAYTVYEDPAEYERNRAWMDEVFAYAEPVTAGQYLGDSDMTNRQLRFMAAENWEKLQRIITERDPEGRFHRYLAADDATVNHNHWELTRA from the coding sequence ATGACGTCTGCCACCACCGACTTCGACGGCCGGTTCGTGCTGCCTACCGACCCCGACTGGGACCAGGCCCGTGTCGGGCGTGTGTTCAACGGACGCCGGCCCGACCGGCAGCCCGACGCGGTGCTGATCGCCGCATCGGTAGGCGACGTGCAGCGCGGTGTATGCCTGGCCGCCGAGCGCGGCTGGACGGTGGCGGTGCGCTCGGGCGGGCACGCCTGGGCGGCGTGGAGCGTGCGCGAGGGCGGGCTGCTCATCGACCTGGGCGCACTCGACGACATCACCTACGACGAGACCACGCACATCGTCGCGGCCGGCCCGGCGGTCAAGGGCGGTGAGGTGCTCTCGCCGTATCTCGAAGAGCGCGGACGATTCTTCAACGGCGGTCACTGCCCGTCCGTGGGCATCGGCGGATTCCTGCTGCAGGGCGGCCAGGGGTGGAACCAGCGCGGCTGGGGCTGGGCGGCCGAGTCGATCGTCGCGATCGACGTGGTCACCGCTTCGGGCGAGCTCGTGCGCGCCGATGCGGAGCAGAACAGCGATCTGTACTGGGCTGCCCGCGGGGCGGGCCCGAGCTTCCCGGGCATCGTCGTGCGCTTCCACCTCGCGACGCGGGCGGCCGCCGGCGCCGTCGCGCACACCGTGCAGGGCTACGAGCTCGACGACTTCACCGAGGTGATGACCTGGATGTACCAGGTGCACGGCAGCATCCCCGACAACGTCGAGATCGTATGCGTTTCGGTGACCACCCCGGCGCCCGACGGCGCGGAGCGCCGACTGCTGCTGGTCACCGGCTTCGCGTTCGGCGACGACCTCGCGCACGCGCAGGCCTCGCTCGCGGCGTTCAACGAGTGCCCGGCGCTGGAGCGCGCCGTCTTCGTGAAGGATGCCGCGCCCTCGTCGATGGCCGAGCAGCGCGCCGAGCAGGAACGGCAGAACCCCGAGCACTGGCAGTACATCACCGACAACGCGTGGGTCGACGGCGAGAACACGCCCGAGGGCATAGCGGCGATGATAGAAGGGATCCGTCCCCTGTTCACGACCAACCCCACCGACCGCGGTTTCGCGATCTGGATGAGCAACGCACCGCGCCGCCCACTGCCCGACATGGCGTTCTCGCTGCACACCGACGCGTACGTCGCCGCCTACACCGTGTACGAGGACCCCGCCGAGTACGAGCGCAACCGCGCGTGGATGGACGAGGTGTTCGCATACGCCGAGCCGGTCACCGCCGGCCAGTACCTCGGCGACAGCGACATGACGAACCGCCAACTGCGGTTCATGGCGGCCGAGAACTGGGAGAAGCTGCAGCGGATCATCACGGAGCGCGACCCCGAGGGCCGCTTCCACCGCTATCTCGCCGCCGACGATGCCACCGTGAACCACAACCACTGGGAACTGACACGGGCATGA
- a CDS encoding SDR family NAD(P)-dependent oxidoreductase, with translation MIDSPLSPSSLFSLDGRVAIVTGATSGMGLVTAEALAAAGAHVVLAGLGDAAGAARGLVDRGMSAVGVECDLTDASAPAALVAETRDRFRRIDVVFANAGAAMDAPQDAAHPGTTKALERFDRMVDLHVRSVLRLADAALPVMADGGGGLFLVMSSLSGLRGNRAIGGYGITKAANAQLARNIAVQWGPRGIRANALSPGVIATDFARPITDDPDAATVRLAKTPLGRFGRPEEVAGAVVWLASDAGAFVSGQNIVIDGGTLAAD, from the coding sequence ATGATCGACTCGCCGCTCTCGCCGTCATCGCTGTTCTCGCTCGACGGCCGCGTCGCGATCGTCACCGGTGCGACCAGCGGCATGGGCCTGGTCACCGCCGAGGCGCTGGCCGCGGCCGGCGCCCACGTGGTGCTGGCCGGGCTCGGTGATGCCGCCGGCGCCGCCCGTGGTCTGGTCGATCGCGGCATGAGCGCGGTGGGCGTCGAGTGCGACCTGACCGATGCATCGGCCCCCGCCGCGCTGGTCGCCGAGACACGAGACCGCTTCCGGCGCATCGACGTCGTCTTCGCGAACGCGGGAGCAGCGATGGATGCCCCACAAGACGCCGCACACCCGGGCACCACTAAGGCGCTCGAGCGCTTCGACCGGATGGTCGACCTGCACGTGCGCTCGGTGCTGCGCCTGGCCGATGCTGCGCTGCCGGTCATGGCGGACGGCGGCGGCGGGCTGTTCCTGGTCATGTCGAGTCTGTCGGGCCTGCGCGGCAACCGCGCGATCGGCGGCTACGGCATCACCAAGGCAGCCAATGCCCAACTGGCCCGCAACATCGCCGTGCAGTGGGGCCCACGCGGAATCCGCGCGAATGCGCTGTCTCCCGGCGTGATAGCCACCGACTTCGCGCGTCCCATCACCGACGATCCGGATGCCGCAACCGTGCGCCTCGCCAAGACGCCGCTGGGCCGCTTCGGACGCCCCGAAGAGGTCGCGGGCGCGGTTGTGTGGCTCGCTTCTGACGCCGGAGCGTTCGTGAGCGGGCAGAACATCGTGATCGACGGGGGCACCCTTGCCGCCGACTGA
- a CDS encoding sugar ABC transporter substrate-binding protein has product MRTARKITMAAAMVAIALTVSACTTDGGNAAKPSDSSSLSAAAQKALDTAYTGVGSTLEDLTPATPKSDINFYVMSCGQSLSTCAAPTAAMVDAAKTAGWKTTVVDGKLSPEGFATAIRQAVAGGADVLVPVGISCSAAAAAFKEAKNAGVVIVGGGGVDDCDPKEWNTDRLWLENPPVPTPFGTMGKLQADYTWGKTNGDLKAVVVNMTSNPWGSLVTSGYTDEVKALGSGEVVATVDISDPESADGSYIQKIVSVLLAHPDANALVMPTDAYLVNGLAAGVAQAGLADKLTVVGGFGSEAAIDMIRDGQPGITATIGQAQIWEAWGSVDTAIRVLDGKDPQYIGQSLQAVDADHNMPKSGPYDGSIDWKSKFLTAWGK; this is encoded by the coding sequence GTGAGAACTGCACGAAAGATCACCATGGCCGCGGCCATGGTCGCGATCGCGCTCACCGTGAGCGCATGTACGACGGATGGCGGCAATGCCGCGAAGCCCTCCGACTCCAGCTCGCTGAGCGCCGCTGCGCAGAAGGCGCTCGACACGGCCTACACGGGTGTCGGCTCCACTCTCGAAGACCTCACACCGGCCACCCCCAAGTCCGACATCAACTTCTACGTGATGTCGTGCGGCCAGTCGCTCTCCACCTGCGCTGCACCCACCGCGGCGATGGTAGATGCGGCGAAGACCGCGGGGTGGAAGACCACGGTCGTCGACGGCAAGCTGAGCCCCGAGGGCTTCGCGACCGCTATCCGCCAGGCCGTTGCCGGCGGCGCCGACGTGCTCGTCCCTGTGGGCATCAGCTGCAGCGCCGCGGCGGCGGCGTTCAAGGAGGCGAAGAATGCCGGAGTCGTCATCGTCGGAGGCGGCGGCGTCGACGACTGCGACCCGAAGGAGTGGAACACCGACCGTCTGTGGCTGGAGAACCCGCCGGTGCCAACCCCCTTCGGCACAATGGGCAAGCTGCAGGCCGATTACACCTGGGGCAAGACGAACGGCGACCTGAAGGCCGTCGTCGTGAACATGACCAGTAACCCGTGGGGGTCCCTCGTGACCTCCGGCTACACCGATGAGGTCAAGGCGCTCGGCAGCGGCGAGGTCGTCGCCACCGTCGATATCTCAGACCCTGAGAGCGCCGACGGCAGTTACATCCAGAAGATCGTCAGCGTCCTGTTGGCGCACCCCGACGCCAATGCGCTCGTCATGCCGACCGACGCCTACCTCGTGAACGGCCTGGCCGCGGGCGTCGCCCAGGCCGGACTGGCAGACAAGCTGACCGTGGTCGGCGGATTCGGCTCGGAGGCAGCGATCGACATGATCCGCGACGGCCAGCCGGGCATCACCGCCACAATCGGCCAGGCGCAGATCTGGGAGGCCTGGGGCTCAGTCGACACCGCAATCCGCGTGCTCGACGGCAAAGACCCCCAGTACATCGGTCAGTCGCTGCAGGCGGTCGACGCCGACCACAATATGCCGAAGTCGGGCCCGTACGACGGCAGCATCGACTGGAAGAGCAAGTTCCTCACGGCGTGGGGCAAGTGA
- a CDS encoding sugar ABC transporter ATP-binding protein produces the protein MTDVTTNPGAAGSTPAAPGASTSDLALVVRHLDKDFAGTRALNDASLVVRRGTVHALLGGNGSGKSTTIKILAGVYPADGGELTIFDEQHDLRGYSPATAQQAGLRFVHQDLGLFDDLSIEENFALDAGYPRRGAGIDWRALRRRVTALLREYELDIDPRAPIRTLRPSDQTMVAIARALQDQDADQQLILVLDEPTARLAAHESKLLLERVRRRADEGQTVLIVSHRLREVLAVSDDFTIYRDGRVVGELVAESPTEDRLIEIMAGRAVQALRPTGDVTAADDTPVLSVTGLRGGPVRGIDFTVHRGEILGLTGLVGSGRSSVLKMVFGEHAPDAGTMSLEGSAFEPRDVGDAMTAGVAFVPEDRAREASFMDQTVSENLALATLAENWTAGFMPRRRERATARRLIETFGVKVGGPDALFSSMSGGNQQKVVLARWMQRQPHLLLLDEPTQGVDVMSRADIYNSIRHAAAEGCAVIVASSDLAEIHALCDRTLILSHGKITDEVAAGALDVDGLTSLVLREKTIPDAHPEATHD, from the coding sequence GTGACCGACGTGACGACGAACCCGGGAGCGGCAGGGTCGACCCCTGCCGCTCCCGGCGCGTCGACCTCCGACCTCGCACTCGTGGTGCGGCACCTCGACAAGGACTTCGCCGGAACCCGGGCGCTCAACGACGCTTCCCTCGTCGTCCGCCGCGGCACCGTGCACGCCCTGCTCGGCGGCAACGGCTCGGGAAAGTCGACGACCATCAAGATCCTTGCCGGCGTGTACCCCGCCGACGGCGGTGAGCTCACGATCTTCGATGAGCAGCATGATCTTCGGGGATACTCCCCGGCGACGGCCCAACAGGCAGGGCTGCGCTTCGTGCATCAGGACCTCGGGCTGTTCGACGACCTCTCGATCGAGGAGAACTTCGCACTCGACGCCGGCTATCCGCGTCGCGGCGCCGGCATCGACTGGCGCGCACTCCGACGTCGCGTGACCGCGCTGCTGCGAGAGTACGAACTCGACATCGACCCGCGCGCGCCGATCCGTACGCTGCGTCCCTCCGATCAGACAATGGTGGCCATCGCGCGCGCCCTCCAGGATCAAGACGCTGATCAACAGCTCATCCTCGTGCTCGACGAGCCGACAGCACGCTTGGCCGCGCACGAATCCAAACTGCTGCTCGAGCGGGTGCGACGCCGCGCCGACGAGGGACAGACAGTGCTCATCGTCAGCCACCGGCTTCGCGAGGTGCTCGCCGTCTCCGACGACTTCACCATCTATCGCGACGGCCGCGTCGTCGGCGAGCTGGTCGCCGAGTCGCCCACCGAAGACCGCCTCATCGAGATCATGGCAGGCCGTGCCGTCCAGGCGCTGCGGCCCACCGGTGACGTCACGGCCGCCGACGACACTCCGGTCCTCTCGGTCACCGGACTTCGCGGCGGCCCGGTCCGTGGCATCGACTTCACCGTGCACCGCGGAGAGATCCTGGGCCTGACGGGCCTGGTGGGCTCAGGCCGGTCGAGCGTGCTGAAGATGGTCTTCGGTGAGCACGCCCCCGACGCAGGCACGATGTCGCTCGAAGGCTCGGCGTTCGAGCCGCGCGACGTGGGCGACGCCATGACCGCGGGCGTGGCATTTGTCCCCGAGGATCGCGCTCGCGAGGCATCCTTCATGGATCAGACGGTGTCCGAGAACCTCGCCTTGGCGACCCTCGCCGAGAACTGGACGGCCGGCTTCATGCCGCGCCGCCGCGAGCGCGCCACTGCTCGCCGGCTGATCGAGACCTTCGGCGTCAAGGTCGGCGGACCCGACGCGCTGTTCTCGTCGATGTCGGGCGGCAACCAGCAGAAGGTCGTGCTGGCACGGTGGATGCAGCGGCAGCCGCATCTGCTGCTCCTGGACGAGCCCACCCAGGGCGTGGACGTGATGAGCCGCGCCGACATCTACAACAGCATCCGTCACGCCGCAGCCGAAGGCTGCGCGGTGATCGTCGCTTCGAGCGACCTCGCCGAGATCCATGCGCTCTGCGACCGCACCCTCATTCTCAGCCACGGGAAGATCACCGACGAGGTCGCCGCAGGTGCGCTCGACGTCGACGGGCTGACCAGCCTCGTGTTGCGCGAGAAGACCATCCCTGATGCCCACCCGGAGGCGACCCATGACTGA
- a CDS encoding ABC transporter permease — MTDTKTPPASATVSIPVKQTPTVLRLLESYALPLLTVLVYAFFCFFPLSRAAFPTMNNLNVILGSNAVIALISIAALFPLICNYFDFSLGANAVMTQVMTAGFMSTFGMPLWLSIVVSLMLGTLVGVVNGFFVTRLHMSPFVTTLGMSMLLAGLLSWFTGGKTLASGIDPALITFGSTRIAGVPLVFFITLLVALLAWYLLTHTPFGRSLYAIGSNPTAATLVGLPVTKNVWWSFIAAGFIAGAAGVLQLARVGSAAASDGGTLLFPALAAVFLGATAIRPGFFNVWGTIIGAVFVSVSVSGLALSGASGWASSVFNGVALLAAVALSTYLGRSKRKG, encoded by the coding sequence ATGACTGACACGAAGACCCCTCCCGCCTCGGCGACCGTTTCGATCCCGGTGAAGCAGACCCCGACGGTGCTCCGGCTTCTGGAGAGCTACGCCCTGCCGCTGCTCACCGTGCTCGTCTACGCGTTCTTCTGCTTCTTCCCGTTGTCGAGGGCCGCGTTCCCGACGATGAACAACCTCAACGTGATCCTGGGCAGCAATGCGGTCATCGCACTGATCTCGATCGCCGCGTTGTTTCCGCTCATCTGCAACTACTTCGACTTCTCGCTGGGCGCCAACGCGGTGATGACGCAGGTGATGACCGCGGGCTTCATGTCGACGTTCGGGATGCCGCTGTGGCTGTCCATCGTGGTATCACTGATGCTGGGAACCCTGGTGGGCGTGGTCAACGGCTTCTTCGTGACCCGCCTGCACATGAGCCCGTTCGTGACGACGCTGGGCATGTCGATGCTGCTGGCGGGACTGCTCAGCTGGTTCACCGGCGGCAAGACACTGGCAAGCGGCATCGACCCTGCGCTCATCACGTTTGGCTCCACCCGGATCGCCGGCGTCCCGCTCGTCTTCTTCATCACGCTGTTGGTGGCACTGCTGGCGTGGTACTTGCTCACTCACACACCGTTCGGTCGTTCCCTCTACGCGATCGGCTCGAACCCCACCGCGGCCACGCTCGTCGGCCTGCCGGTGACCAAGAACGTCTGGTGGAGCTTCATCGCCGCCGGGTTCATCGCGGGCGCCGCGGGCGTGCTGCAGCTGGCGCGCGTGGGCAGCGCCGCGGCATCCGACGGCGGCACGCTGCTGTTCCCCGCGCTCGCCGCAGTGTTCCTGGGCGCGACCGCCATCCGACCCGGCTTCTTCAACGTGTGGGGCACGATCATCGGTGCGGTGTTCGTGTCGGTGTCGGTGAGCGGTCTGGCGCTTTCTGGGGCGAGTGGCTGGGCATCGAGCGTCTTCAATGGCGTCGCATTGCTGGCGGCGGTAGCCCTGTCGACGTACCTCGGGCGCAGCAAACGCAAGGGGTGA
- a CDS encoding LysR family transcriptional regulator, giving the protein MTDVRKLDLNLVVVLDALLDERNLTRAAELVGMTQPAVSGALSRLRGLLDDPLLVREGRGFALTPFAESLLPAVSECMAEVHRMFEVLPEFDPANSTRTFLLAASDYVLSELTSPLLSILERDAPHTNIEFDGLPTEDVVSPIDLLRRDITIAAAGRGVPGKRTSLFSDRFVCIVDAANPALRDGALSLSALHGLRHVRSVFGAHASTQIDDMLSAAEITPRVAVTVQGFMQVPFTVTGTPWVGWVPERTARRYAERLGLTIARTEIAPSVLVEAAHWHPSKSGDPALTWLVAQLRAASELVEFGADT; this is encoded by the coding sequence GTGACCGATGTCCGCAAACTCGACCTGAACCTCGTCGTCGTGCTCGATGCACTGCTGGACGAACGCAATCTGACACGAGCAGCTGAACTCGTGGGTATGACGCAGCCGGCGGTCAGCGGCGCCCTTTCACGACTGCGCGGCCTACTCGACGATCCGCTGCTCGTCCGCGAGGGGCGCGGTTTCGCCCTCACGCCCTTTGCGGAGTCGCTACTGCCGGCTGTGTCGGAATGCATGGCCGAGGTGCACCGGATGTTCGAGGTGCTGCCCGAGTTCGACCCGGCGAACTCGACGCGCACGTTTCTCCTGGCGGCGTCGGATTATGTGCTGTCCGAGCTGACGAGCCCGCTGCTGTCGATCCTCGAGCGGGACGCGCCGCACACCAACATCGAGTTCGACGGACTGCCCACGGAAGACGTCGTCTCACCCATCGATCTGCTGCGACGCGATATCACCATCGCTGCGGCCGGCCGTGGCGTGCCCGGGAAGCGCACGTCACTGTTCTCGGACCGATTCGTGTGCATCGTGGATGCCGCGAACCCGGCGCTCCGGGATGGGGCACTGTCCCTGTCGGCCCTGCACGGGCTGAGACATGTGCGCTCGGTCTTCGGCGCCCACGCCTCGACCCAGATCGACGACATGCTCAGCGCCGCCGAGATCACGCCGCGCGTCGCGGTGACCGTGCAGGGGTTCATGCAGGTGCCGTTCACTGTCACCGGCACTCCGTGGGTCGGCTGGGTCCCCGAGCGCACCGCCCGTCGCTACGCCGAGCGGCTCGGCCTGACGATCGCCCGAACCGAGATCGCCCCGAGCGTCCTCGTGGAGGCCGCCCACTGGCATCCCTCGAAATCCGGCGATCCCGCGCTGACCTGGCTCGTCGCGCAACTGCGTGCGGCCTCCGAGCTCGTGGAGTTCGGCGCCGACACGTGA
- a CDS encoding nuclear transport factor 2 family protein codes for MEEARFREYIRRFNEEDDTAFEDYLAPDMHMRNGTLEFTGVEGMKDHYNGNIWGRFREQLTVPRFVTDGPTIAIRMLTLFTTLHDDAHTIFGAVRKGETFQFDGLIMYEVDETDRFKDIQVAYNAFIHTDLDGVQRDLGIPH; via the coding sequence ATGGAAGAAGCACGGTTCCGGGAGTACATCCGCCGATTCAACGAAGAAGACGACACCGCGTTCGAGGACTACCTCGCACCTGACATGCACATGCGCAACGGGACGCTCGAGTTCACCGGCGTCGAGGGGATGAAGGACCACTACAACGGCAACATCTGGGGGCGCTTCCGCGAGCAGCTGACGGTGCCGCGGTTCGTCACCGACGGTCCGACGATCGCGATCCGCATGCTGACGCTGTTCACGACGTTGCACGACGACGCACACACGATCTTCGGGGCCGTCAGGAAGGGCGAGACGTTCCAGTTCGACGGGCTGATCATGTACGAGGTCGACGAGACCGATCGGTTCAAGGACATTCAGGTGGCGTACAACGCCTTCATCCACACGGACCTGGACGGGGTGCAGCGCGACCTCGGCATTCCGCACTGA
- a CDS encoding MFS transporter, with protein MSGSAGTAGSRREYQRQGPELGEPIPEASRQVMARLDRIRTWSLSPAFLIIIGLGFLFTFYDIFDINVSFVQTCTQLVPGCTPETALNYLALPTIMNLLGYVVGTLVLSPLSDRIGRRNMLLITMLITGLGSLYTALAPDYANFVVSRAITGIGIGADLAIVNTYVGEVAPKQSRAKFTTVVFIMSAVGAFVGIWLGLILTTEATPWPTGLPFAAGLENGWRWMYVVGAALAIIAILLRFQLPESVRWLLQRGRTEDAAAIADDMERRALRRGALAEPSLAEVPTHWPPAPRVPYSDIFGNPIYLRRVILLFFMWFVGYITVYAYAAGLTSVLTSLTFTPPEAGIIAAVGSIGFIIEAVVMSFIVEKLERRYWLPIGTVVTFIGAIVVAVGSSSLAVTFIGAMIIFAGFNLWVSPSYAMTIESFPTRARSTGFAIVDGVGHVGGGIGILILAPLIPHLSVFWSLMLISSFLIIASILAQFTPHTRNRVFEEVSP; from the coding sequence ATGAGCGGCTCGGCCGGCACGGCCGGCAGCCGGCGGGAGTACCAGCGCCAAGGACCCGAACTCGGCGAGCCGATCCCTGAGGCATCGCGTCAGGTCATGGCGCGTCTCGACCGGATCCGCACCTGGTCGCTCTCGCCCGCGTTCCTGATCATCATCGGTCTGGGATTCCTGTTCACGTTCTACGACATCTTCGACATCAACGTGTCGTTCGTGCAGACGTGCACGCAGCTGGTCCCGGGGTGTACGCCCGAGACGGCACTGAACTACCTGGCGCTGCCCACGATCATGAACCTGCTCGGCTACGTGGTCGGCACGCTCGTGCTCAGCCCGCTGTCGGACCGCATCGGGCGCCGCAACATGCTGCTGATCACGATGCTCATCACCGGGCTGGGGTCGCTGTACACGGCGCTGGCGCCCGACTACGCGAACTTCGTGGTCTCGCGGGCGATCACCGGCATCGGCATCGGTGCCGACCTCGCCATCGTGAACACCTACGTCGGCGAGGTGGCCCCGAAGCAGTCGCGCGCGAAGTTCACGACCGTGGTGTTCATCATGTCGGCCGTCGGCGCATTCGTGGGTATCTGGCTGGGGCTCATCCTGACCACCGAGGCCACACCGTGGCCGACCGGGCTGCCGTTCGCGGCCGGTTTGGAGAACGGCTGGCGCTGGATGTACGTGGTCGGCGCGGCCCTGGCCATCATCGCGATCTTGCTGCGGTTCCAGCTGCCCGAGTCGGTGCGCTGGCTGCTGCAGAGGGGACGGACGGAGGATGCCGCGGCGATCGCCGACGACATGGAGCGACGTGCATTGCGGCGCGGCGCTCTGGCGGAGCCCTCGCTCGCCGAGGTTCCCACGCACTGGCCGCCGGCCCCCCGCGTGCCGTATTCCGATATCTTCGGCAACCCCATCTACCTGCGGCGCGTGATCCTGCTGTTCTTCATGTGGTTCGTCGGCTACATCACTGTCTACGCCTACGCGGCCGGTCTGACGTCGGTGCTGACGTCGTTGACGTTCACTCCGCCCGAGGCGGGCATCATCGCCGCGGTCGGATCGATCGGCTTCATCATCGAGGCCGTCGTGATGTCGTTCATCGTCGAAAAGCTCGAGCGCCGCTACTGGCTGCCGATCGGCACGGTGGTGACGTTCATCGGAGCCATAGTGGTCGCCGTCGGCAGCAGCTCGCTCGCTGTCACGTTCATCGGTGCGATGATCATCTTCGCCGGATTCAACCTGTGGGTCTCGCCGAGCTACGCGATGACGATCGAGAGCTTTCCGACCCGGGCGCGTTCGACGGGCTTTGCGATCGTGGACGGTGTCGGCCACGTCGGCGGCGGCATCGGCATCCTGATCCTGGCTCCGCTCATTCCGCACCTGTCGGTGTTCTGGTCGCTCATGCTGATCTCGTCGTTCCTGATCATCGCGTCGATCCTCGCCCAGTTCACCCCGCACACCCGCAACCGCGTGTTCGAGGAGGTCTCGCCGTGA